In a single window of the Syngnathus typhle isolate RoL2023-S1 ecotype Sweden linkage group LG19, RoL_Styp_1.0, whole genome shotgun sequence genome:
- the mpp7a gene encoding MAGUK p55 subfamily member 7 isoform X6: MFGEKSLHSLFKIHDRLQHYEESKPTPVSNDAASLCTQLSEDLQGKSTSSEVSELLKLLAEPHLKNFLSVHDVVAQKKYDPELPPMPENLNDDEDSVKIIRLVKNKEPLGATIKQDEFTGAILVARIMKGGAADRSGLIHVGDELKEVNGIPVDDKQPEEIIRILAQSQGAITFKIVPGLKEDVLTKEPKMFVRALFDYDPKDDKAIPCQEAGLAFKKGSVLQIMSQDDTTWWQAKHEGDANPRAGLIPSKHFQERRLALQSPAAIRPMHRSSIRRSNDVAVDCEDADFISGSRLVGFRRSFRLSRKDKKTNKSMYECKKSEIYDTADVPTYEEVTKYQRQGRAKHRLVVLVGPTGVGLNELKRKLLISDPQHFSVTIPHTSRPKKNLENDGVEYHFISKQLFETDIHNNKFIEFGEYKGNYYGTSLDSIRSVLSKNKVCLLDLQPHTLKHLRTAEFKPFVVFVKPPTIERLRETRINAKVISRKDEKESAKSFTEEDFQEMVTSAQTMEKQYGHLFEKVIVNDNLTEAFGELRVALKKVEMDTQWVPVSWTHS, translated from the exons atgttcggggAGAAAAGCCTCCATTCACTCTTCAAG ATTCATGATCGGCTGCAGCATTATGAAGAGAGCAAACCCACGCCTGTCTCGAACGATGCTGCAAGTCTGTGCACTCAA ttgtccGAGGACCTTCAAGGGAAATCAACTTCAAGTGAAGTCAGTGAACTTCTCAAGCTATTGGCTGAGCCCCACTTGAAG AACTTTCTGtcagtccatgatgtggttgCACAGAAAAAATATGATCCTGAACTACCTCCAATGCCCGAAAACCTCAACGACGATGAGGATTCTGTGAAAATCATAAGACTGGTTAAAAACAAGGAGCCCCTC GGAGCTACGATAAAGCAAGATGAATTCACGGGAGCCATCCTTGTGGCCCGAATCATGAAAGGAGGGGCAGCAGACAGAAgtg GCCTTATTCACGTCGGGGACGAGCTGAAGGAGGTCAATGGAATCCCCGTGGATGACAAACAACCAGAGGAAATTATTCGGATTCTG GCTCAGTCACAAGGGGCCATTACCTTCAAAATTGTTCCTGGGCTCAAGGAGGACGTATTAACCAAAGAGCCAAAG ATGTTTGTGAGGGCACTCTTTGACTATGACCCAAAAGACGACAAAGCCATCCCGTGTCAGGAAGCTGGACTCGCCTTCAAAAAGGGCTCCGTTCTTCAGATCATGAGCCAAGATGACACAACCTGGTGGCAGGCCAAACATGAAGGGGATGCTAACCCCCGCGCTGGCTTAATCCCGTCCAAACACTTTCAAGAAAG GAGACTTGCTTTGCAAAGTCCTGCTGCAATTCGCCCGATGCATCGGTCTTCGATTCGACGATCCA ATGATGTGGCTGTAGATTGTG AGGATGCTGACTTTATTAGCGGATCCCGTTTAG TTGGCTTCAGAAGAAGCTTCCGTCTCAGCAGGAAAGACAAGAAGACCAACAAGTCCATGTACGAGTGTAAGAAGAGTGAAATTTACGATACAGCCGACGTTCCCACTTACGAAGAGGTCACGAAATACCAGAGGCAGGGTAGAGCTAAACACCGACTAGTGGTCCTAGTTG GACCGACTGGAGTAGGCTTGAATGAGCTGAAGAGGAAACTTTTGATTTCCGATCCACAGCACTTCAGTGTGACCATCCCAC ACACAAGTCGGCCCAAGAAGAACCTGGAGAACGACGGTGTGGAATACCATTTTATCTCAAAACAGCTCTTTGAGACGGATATTCACAACAATAA GTTCATCGAGTTCGGCGAGTACAAAGGGAATTACTACGGGACAAGTTTAGACTCAATACGGTCGGTCCTTTCCAAGAACAAAGTGTGTCTATTGGACTTGCAGCCTCAT ACATTAAAGCATCTGCGGACAGCGGAGTTTAAACCGTTTGTAGTCTTCGTGAAGCCTCCTACGATTGAGAGATTGAGGGAGACCAGGATTAACGCTAAAGTCATTTCAAGGAAGGACGAGAAGGAATCCGCTAAGTCATTTACG GAAGAGGATTTTCAAGAGATGGTGACAAGCGCCCAGACAATGGAGAAGCAATACGGGCATCTATTCGAGAAGGTCATCGTCAACGATAACCTCACAGAGGCCTTTGGCGAGCTACGTGTGGCACTCAAGAAAGTGGAGATGGACACACAATGGGTTCCTGTTAGCTGGACTCACTCTTGA
- the mpp7a gene encoding MAGUK p55 subfamily member 7 isoform X4: MPALTDGAGDEPGLYELLAALPSKLKPHAGHPEENTFLQGMFGEKSLHSLFKIHDRLQHYEESKPTPVSNDAASLCTQLSEDLQGKSTSSEVSELLKLLAEPHLKNFLSVHDVVAQKKYDPELPPMPENLNDDEDSVKIIRLVKNKEPLGATIKQDEFTGAILVARIMKGGAADRSGLIHVGDELKEVNGIPVDDKQPEEIIRILAQSQGAITFKIVPGLKEDVLTKEPKMFVRALFDYDPKDDKAIPCQEAGLAFKKGSVLQIMSQDDTTWWQAKHEGDANPRAGLIPSKHFQERRLALQSPAAIRPMHRSSIRRSNDVAVDCEDADFISGSRLVGFRRSFRLSRKDKKTNKSMYECKKSEIYDTADVPTYEEVTKYQRQGRAKHRLVVLVGPTGVGLNELKRKLLISDPQHFSVTIPHTSRPKKNLENDGVEYHFISKQLFETDIHNNKFIEFGEYKGNYYGTSLDSIRSVLSKNKVCLLDLQPHTLKHLRTAEFKPFVVFVKPPTIERLRETRINAKVISRKDEKESAKSFTEEDFQEMVTSAQTMEKQYGHLFEKVIVNDNLTEAFGELRVALKKVEMDTQWVPVSWTHS; the protein is encoded by the exons ATGCCCGCCCTGACCGACGGAGCGGGCGACGAGCCAG GGCTGTATGAGTTGCTGGCGGCGTTACCGTCAAAACTGAAGCCCCATGCCGGCCACCCTGAGGAAAACACTTTCctccagggcatgttcggggAGAAAAGCCTCCATTCACTCTTCAAG ATTCATGATCGGCTGCAGCATTATGAAGAGAGCAAACCCACGCCTGTCTCGAACGATGCTGCAAGTCTGTGCACTCAA ttgtccGAGGACCTTCAAGGGAAATCAACTTCAAGTGAAGTCAGTGAACTTCTCAAGCTATTGGCTGAGCCCCACTTGAAG AACTTTCTGtcagtccatgatgtggttgCACAGAAAAAATATGATCCTGAACTACCTCCAATGCCCGAAAACCTCAACGACGATGAGGATTCTGTGAAAATCATAAGACTGGTTAAAAACAAGGAGCCCCTC GGAGCTACGATAAAGCAAGATGAATTCACGGGAGCCATCCTTGTGGCCCGAATCATGAAAGGAGGGGCAGCAGACAGAAgtg GCCTTATTCACGTCGGGGACGAGCTGAAGGAGGTCAATGGAATCCCCGTGGATGACAAACAACCAGAGGAAATTATTCGGATTCTG GCTCAGTCACAAGGGGCCATTACCTTCAAAATTGTTCCTGGGCTCAAGGAGGACGTATTAACCAAAGAGCCAAAG ATGTTTGTGAGGGCACTCTTTGACTATGACCCAAAAGACGACAAAGCCATCCCGTGTCAGGAAGCTGGACTCGCCTTCAAAAAGGGCTCCGTTCTTCAGATCATGAGCCAAGATGACACAACCTGGTGGCAGGCCAAACATGAAGGGGATGCTAACCCCCGCGCTGGCTTAATCCCGTCCAAACACTTTCAAGAAAG GAGACTTGCTTTGCAAAGTCCTGCTGCAATTCGCCCGATGCATCGGTCTTCGATTCGACGATCCA ATGATGTGGCTGTAGATTGTG AGGATGCTGACTTTATTAGCGGATCCCGTTTAG TTGGCTTCAGAAGAAGCTTCCGTCTCAGCAGGAAAGACAAGAAGACCAACAAGTCCATGTACGAGTGTAAGAAGAGTGAAATTTACGATACAGCCGACGTTCCCACTTACGAAGAGGTCACGAAATACCAGAGGCAGGGTAGAGCTAAACACCGACTAGTGGTCCTAGTTG GACCGACTGGAGTAGGCTTGAATGAGCTGAAGAGGAAACTTTTGATTTCCGATCCACAGCACTTCAGTGTGACCATCCCAC ACACAAGTCGGCCCAAGAAGAACCTGGAGAACGACGGTGTGGAATACCATTTTATCTCAAAACAGCTCTTTGAGACGGATATTCACAACAATAA GTTCATCGAGTTCGGCGAGTACAAAGGGAATTACTACGGGACAAGTTTAGACTCAATACGGTCGGTCCTTTCCAAGAACAAAGTGTGTCTATTGGACTTGCAGCCTCAT ACATTAAAGCATCTGCGGACAGCGGAGTTTAAACCGTTTGTAGTCTTCGTGAAGCCTCCTACGATTGAGAGATTGAGGGAGACCAGGATTAACGCTAAAGTCATTTCAAGGAAGGACGAGAAGGAATCCGCTAAGTCATTTACG GAAGAGGATTTTCAAGAGATGGTGACAAGCGCCCAGACAATGGAGAAGCAATACGGGCATCTATTCGAGAAGGTCATCGTCAACGATAACCTCACAGAGGCCTTTGGCGAGCTACGTGTGGCACTCAAGAAAGTGGAGATGGACACACAATGGGTTCCTGTTAGCTGGACTCACTCTTGA
- the mpp7a gene encoding MAGUK p55 subfamily member 7 isoform X2, which yields MRAEVREKTDCEVGCSDGTVGLSPSLICTVLYSFHGIKPVHKCSWSLGGAAEELTTVLPFSGGLYELLAALPSKLKPHAGHPEENTFLQGMFGEKSLHSLFKIHDRLQHYEESKPTPVSNDAASLCTQLSEDLQGKSTSSEVSELLKLLAEPHLKNFLSVHDVVAQKKYDPELPPMPENLNDDEDSVKIIRLVKNKEPLGATIKQDEFTGAILVARIMKGGAADRSGLIHVGDELKEVNGIPVDDKQPEEIIRILAQSQGAITFKIVPGLKEDVLTKEPKMFVRALFDYDPKDDKAIPCQEAGLAFKKGSVLQIMSQDDTTWWQAKHEGDANPRAGLIPSKHFQERRLALQSPAAIRPMHRSSIRRSKDADFISGSRLVGFRRSFRLSRKDKKTNKSMYECKKSEIYDTADVPTYEEVTKYQRQGRAKHRLVVLVGPTGVGLNELKRKLLISDPQHFSVTIPHTSRPKKNLENDGVEYHFISKQLFETDIHNNKFIEFGEYKGNYYGTSLDSIRSVLSKNKVCLLDLQPHTLKHLRTAEFKPFVVFVKPPTIERLRETRINAKVISRKDEKESAKSFTEEDFQEMVTSAQTMEKQYGHLFEKVIVNDNLTEAFGELRVALKKVEMDTQWVPVSWTHS from the exons ATGCGTGCAGAAGTGAGGGAAAAGACAGATTGTGAAGTGGGTTGCTCAGATGGCACCGTCGGCCTTTCTCCAAGTCTTATTTGCACCGTGCTGTACA GTTTCCATGGCATAAAACCTGTCCACAAATGCAGTTGGTCTTTGGGGGGAGCTGCTGAGGAACTCACAACCGTGTTGCCATTTTCCGGAG GGCTGTATGAGTTGCTGGCGGCGTTACCGTCAAAACTGAAGCCCCATGCCGGCCACCCTGAGGAAAACACTTTCctccagggcatgttcggggAGAAAAGCCTCCATTCACTCTTCAAG ATTCATGATCGGCTGCAGCATTATGAAGAGAGCAAACCCACGCCTGTCTCGAACGATGCTGCAAGTCTGTGCACTCAA ttgtccGAGGACCTTCAAGGGAAATCAACTTCAAGTGAAGTCAGTGAACTTCTCAAGCTATTGGCTGAGCCCCACTTGAAG AACTTTCTGtcagtccatgatgtggttgCACAGAAAAAATATGATCCTGAACTACCTCCAATGCCCGAAAACCTCAACGACGATGAGGATTCTGTGAAAATCATAAGACTGGTTAAAAACAAGGAGCCCCTC GGAGCTACGATAAAGCAAGATGAATTCACGGGAGCCATCCTTGTGGCCCGAATCATGAAAGGAGGGGCAGCAGACAGAAgtg GCCTTATTCACGTCGGGGACGAGCTGAAGGAGGTCAATGGAATCCCCGTGGATGACAAACAACCAGAGGAAATTATTCGGATTCTG GCTCAGTCACAAGGGGCCATTACCTTCAAAATTGTTCCTGGGCTCAAGGAGGACGTATTAACCAAAGAGCCAAAG ATGTTTGTGAGGGCACTCTTTGACTATGACCCAAAAGACGACAAAGCCATCCCGTGTCAGGAAGCTGGACTCGCCTTCAAAAAGGGCTCCGTTCTTCAGATCATGAGCCAAGATGACACAACCTGGTGGCAGGCCAAACATGAAGGGGATGCTAACCCCCGCGCTGGCTTAATCCCGTCCAAACACTTTCAAGAAAG GAGACTTGCTTTGCAAAGTCCTGCTGCAATTCGCCCGATGCATCGGTCTTCGATTCGACGATCCA AGGATGCTGACTTTATTAGCGGATCCCGTTTAG TTGGCTTCAGAAGAAGCTTCCGTCTCAGCAGGAAAGACAAGAAGACCAACAAGTCCATGTACGAGTGTAAGAAGAGTGAAATTTACGATACAGCCGACGTTCCCACTTACGAAGAGGTCACGAAATACCAGAGGCAGGGTAGAGCTAAACACCGACTAGTGGTCCTAGTTG GACCGACTGGAGTAGGCTTGAATGAGCTGAAGAGGAAACTTTTGATTTCCGATCCACAGCACTTCAGTGTGACCATCCCAC ACACAAGTCGGCCCAAGAAGAACCTGGAGAACGACGGTGTGGAATACCATTTTATCTCAAAACAGCTCTTTGAGACGGATATTCACAACAATAA GTTCATCGAGTTCGGCGAGTACAAAGGGAATTACTACGGGACAAGTTTAGACTCAATACGGTCGGTCCTTTCCAAGAACAAAGTGTGTCTATTGGACTTGCAGCCTCAT ACATTAAAGCATCTGCGGACAGCGGAGTTTAAACCGTTTGTAGTCTTCGTGAAGCCTCCTACGATTGAGAGATTGAGGGAGACCAGGATTAACGCTAAAGTCATTTCAAGGAAGGACGAGAAGGAATCCGCTAAGTCATTTACG GAAGAGGATTTTCAAGAGATGGTGACAAGCGCCCAGACAATGGAGAAGCAATACGGGCATCTATTCGAGAAGGTCATCGTCAACGATAACCTCACAGAGGCCTTTGGCGAGCTACGTGTGGCACTCAAGAAAGTGGAGATGGACACACAATGGGTTCCTGTTAGCTGGACTCACTCTTGA
- the mpp7a gene encoding MAGUK p55 subfamily member 7 isoform X5, with amino-acid sequence MPALTDGAGDEPGLYELLAALPSKLKPHAGHPEENTFLQGMFGEKSLHSLFKIHDRLQHYEESKPTPVSNDAASLCTQLSEDLQGKSTSSEVSELLKLLAEPHLKNFLSVHDVVAQKKYDPELPPMPENLNDDEDSVKIIRLVKNKEPLGATIKQDEFTGAILVARIMKGGAADRSGLIHVGDELKEVNGIPVDDKQPEEIIRILAQSQGAITFKIVPGLKEDVLTKEPKMFVRALFDYDPKDDKAIPCQEAGLAFKKGSVLQIMSQDDTTWWQAKHEGDANPRAGLIPSKHFQERRLALQSPAAIRPMHRSSIRRSIGFRRSFRLSRKDKKTNKSMYECKKSEIYDTADVPTYEEVTKYQRQGRAKHRLVVLVGPTGVGLNELKRKLLISDPQHFSVTIPHTSRPKKNLENDGVEYHFISKQLFETDIHNNKFIEFGEYKGNYYGTSLDSIRSVLSKNKVCLLDLQPHTLKHLRTAEFKPFVVFVKPPTIERLRETRINAKVISRKDEKESAKSFTEEDFQEMVTSAQTMEKQYGHLFEKVIVNDNLTEAFGELRVALKKVEMDTQWVPVSWTHS; translated from the exons ATGCCCGCCCTGACCGACGGAGCGGGCGACGAGCCAG GGCTGTATGAGTTGCTGGCGGCGTTACCGTCAAAACTGAAGCCCCATGCCGGCCACCCTGAGGAAAACACTTTCctccagggcatgttcggggAGAAAAGCCTCCATTCACTCTTCAAG ATTCATGATCGGCTGCAGCATTATGAAGAGAGCAAACCCACGCCTGTCTCGAACGATGCTGCAAGTCTGTGCACTCAA ttgtccGAGGACCTTCAAGGGAAATCAACTTCAAGTGAAGTCAGTGAACTTCTCAAGCTATTGGCTGAGCCCCACTTGAAG AACTTTCTGtcagtccatgatgtggttgCACAGAAAAAATATGATCCTGAACTACCTCCAATGCCCGAAAACCTCAACGACGATGAGGATTCTGTGAAAATCATAAGACTGGTTAAAAACAAGGAGCCCCTC GGAGCTACGATAAAGCAAGATGAATTCACGGGAGCCATCCTTGTGGCCCGAATCATGAAAGGAGGGGCAGCAGACAGAAgtg GCCTTATTCACGTCGGGGACGAGCTGAAGGAGGTCAATGGAATCCCCGTGGATGACAAACAACCAGAGGAAATTATTCGGATTCTG GCTCAGTCACAAGGGGCCATTACCTTCAAAATTGTTCCTGGGCTCAAGGAGGACGTATTAACCAAAGAGCCAAAG ATGTTTGTGAGGGCACTCTTTGACTATGACCCAAAAGACGACAAAGCCATCCCGTGTCAGGAAGCTGGACTCGCCTTCAAAAAGGGCTCCGTTCTTCAGATCATGAGCCAAGATGACACAACCTGGTGGCAGGCCAAACATGAAGGGGATGCTAACCCCCGCGCTGGCTTAATCCCGTCCAAACACTTTCAAGAAAG GAGACTTGCTTTGCAAAGTCCTGCTGCAATTCGCCCGATGCATCGGTCTTCGATTCGACGATCCA TTGGCTTCAGAAGAAGCTTCCGTCTCAGCAGGAAAGACAAGAAGACCAACAAGTCCATGTACGAGTGTAAGAAGAGTGAAATTTACGATACAGCCGACGTTCCCACTTACGAAGAGGTCACGAAATACCAGAGGCAGGGTAGAGCTAAACACCGACTAGTGGTCCTAGTTG GACCGACTGGAGTAGGCTTGAATGAGCTGAAGAGGAAACTTTTGATTTCCGATCCACAGCACTTCAGTGTGACCATCCCAC ACACAAGTCGGCCCAAGAAGAACCTGGAGAACGACGGTGTGGAATACCATTTTATCTCAAAACAGCTCTTTGAGACGGATATTCACAACAATAA GTTCATCGAGTTCGGCGAGTACAAAGGGAATTACTACGGGACAAGTTTAGACTCAATACGGTCGGTCCTTTCCAAGAACAAAGTGTGTCTATTGGACTTGCAGCCTCAT ACATTAAAGCATCTGCGGACAGCGGAGTTTAAACCGTTTGTAGTCTTCGTGAAGCCTCCTACGATTGAGAGATTGAGGGAGACCAGGATTAACGCTAAAGTCATTTCAAGGAAGGACGAGAAGGAATCCGCTAAGTCATTTACG GAAGAGGATTTTCAAGAGATGGTGACAAGCGCCCAGACAATGGAGAAGCAATACGGGCATCTATTCGAGAAGGTCATCGTCAACGATAACCTCACAGAGGCCTTTGGCGAGCTACGTGTGGCACTCAAGAAAGTGGAGATGGACACACAATGGGTTCCTGTTAGCTGGACTCACTCTTGA
- the mpp7a gene encoding MAGUK p55 subfamily member 7 isoform X3, translating to MRAEVREKTDCEVGCSDGTVGLSPSLICTVLYSFHGIKPVHKCSWSLGGAAEELTTVLPFSGGLYELLAALPSKLKPHAGHPEENTFLQGMFGEKSLHSLFKIHDRLQHYEESKPTPVSNDAASLCTQLSEDLQGKSTSSEVSELLKLLAEPHLKNFLSVHDVVAQKKYDPELPPMPENLNDDEDSVKIIRLVKNKEPLGATIKQDEFTGAILVARIMKGGAADRSGLIHVGDELKEVNGIPVDDKQPEEIIRILAQSQGAITFKIVPGLKEDVLTKEPKMFVRALFDYDPKDDKAIPCQEAGLAFKKGSVLQIMSQDDTTWWQAKHEGDANPRAGLIPSKHFQERRLALQSPAAIRPMHRSSIRRSIGFRRSFRLSRKDKKTNKSMYECKKSEIYDTADVPTYEEVTKYQRQGRAKHRLVVLVGPTGVGLNELKRKLLISDPQHFSVTIPHTSRPKKNLENDGVEYHFISKQLFETDIHNNKFIEFGEYKGNYYGTSLDSIRSVLSKNKVCLLDLQPHTLKHLRTAEFKPFVVFVKPPTIERLRETRINAKVISRKDEKESAKSFTEEDFQEMVTSAQTMEKQYGHLFEKVIVNDNLTEAFGELRVALKKVEMDTQWVPVSWTHS from the exons ATGCGTGCAGAAGTGAGGGAAAAGACAGATTGTGAAGTGGGTTGCTCAGATGGCACCGTCGGCCTTTCTCCAAGTCTTATTTGCACCGTGCTGTACA GTTTCCATGGCATAAAACCTGTCCACAAATGCAGTTGGTCTTTGGGGGGAGCTGCTGAGGAACTCACAACCGTGTTGCCATTTTCCGGAG GGCTGTATGAGTTGCTGGCGGCGTTACCGTCAAAACTGAAGCCCCATGCCGGCCACCCTGAGGAAAACACTTTCctccagggcatgttcggggAGAAAAGCCTCCATTCACTCTTCAAG ATTCATGATCGGCTGCAGCATTATGAAGAGAGCAAACCCACGCCTGTCTCGAACGATGCTGCAAGTCTGTGCACTCAA ttgtccGAGGACCTTCAAGGGAAATCAACTTCAAGTGAAGTCAGTGAACTTCTCAAGCTATTGGCTGAGCCCCACTTGAAG AACTTTCTGtcagtccatgatgtggttgCACAGAAAAAATATGATCCTGAACTACCTCCAATGCCCGAAAACCTCAACGACGATGAGGATTCTGTGAAAATCATAAGACTGGTTAAAAACAAGGAGCCCCTC GGAGCTACGATAAAGCAAGATGAATTCACGGGAGCCATCCTTGTGGCCCGAATCATGAAAGGAGGGGCAGCAGACAGAAgtg GCCTTATTCACGTCGGGGACGAGCTGAAGGAGGTCAATGGAATCCCCGTGGATGACAAACAACCAGAGGAAATTATTCGGATTCTG GCTCAGTCACAAGGGGCCATTACCTTCAAAATTGTTCCTGGGCTCAAGGAGGACGTATTAACCAAAGAGCCAAAG ATGTTTGTGAGGGCACTCTTTGACTATGACCCAAAAGACGACAAAGCCATCCCGTGTCAGGAAGCTGGACTCGCCTTCAAAAAGGGCTCCGTTCTTCAGATCATGAGCCAAGATGACACAACCTGGTGGCAGGCCAAACATGAAGGGGATGCTAACCCCCGCGCTGGCTTAATCCCGTCCAAACACTTTCAAGAAAG GAGACTTGCTTTGCAAAGTCCTGCTGCAATTCGCCCGATGCATCGGTCTTCGATTCGACGATCCA TTGGCTTCAGAAGAAGCTTCCGTCTCAGCAGGAAAGACAAGAAGACCAACAAGTCCATGTACGAGTGTAAGAAGAGTGAAATTTACGATACAGCCGACGTTCCCACTTACGAAGAGGTCACGAAATACCAGAGGCAGGGTAGAGCTAAACACCGACTAGTGGTCCTAGTTG GACCGACTGGAGTAGGCTTGAATGAGCTGAAGAGGAAACTTTTGATTTCCGATCCACAGCACTTCAGTGTGACCATCCCAC ACACAAGTCGGCCCAAGAAGAACCTGGAGAACGACGGTGTGGAATACCATTTTATCTCAAAACAGCTCTTTGAGACGGATATTCACAACAATAA GTTCATCGAGTTCGGCGAGTACAAAGGGAATTACTACGGGACAAGTTTAGACTCAATACGGTCGGTCCTTTCCAAGAACAAAGTGTGTCTATTGGACTTGCAGCCTCAT ACATTAAAGCATCTGCGGACAGCGGAGTTTAAACCGTTTGTAGTCTTCGTGAAGCCTCCTACGATTGAGAGATTGAGGGAGACCAGGATTAACGCTAAAGTCATTTCAAGGAAGGACGAGAAGGAATCCGCTAAGTCATTTACG GAAGAGGATTTTCAAGAGATGGTGACAAGCGCCCAGACAATGGAGAAGCAATACGGGCATCTATTCGAGAAGGTCATCGTCAACGATAACCTCACAGAGGCCTTTGGCGAGCTACGTGTGGCACTCAAGAAAGTGGAGATGGACACACAATGGGTTCCTGTTAGCTGGACTCACTCTTGA